Proteins encoded by one window of Catharus ustulatus isolate bCatUst1 chromosome Z, bCatUst1.pri.v2, whole genome shotgun sequence:
- the FANCG gene encoding Fanconi anemia group G protein translates to MAAAMKRRRRSDPGTEPEPKPERGCLQAWAAHSQALVGRWTTARCGGEARQVRRQQRDEFRELLLSIRGLPAALPALPLELTVLYNTLLFTVGASDSAIKGEAEGIRQGLLRVLEACGACGQDLGTEELWEKVLQEVTVEELQAPLHRLGALQAAWWLAASRLGSVAGLFHLLSTAEDPGGTHCSEGQNKLLSMIKAWQVPPEGASLPLVQSAKDLKEILCTAAAFLQGLQELEAGNFPTAFSLLREASGGFCSKKILAQIYTCLGCCAQQMGKPQTALQHLKWALQVDFQCLPALFHVAAVYHELGETDAELQALTLLYEALGKNPPSDASSSPYFLMRTELLVHTPVLTSLLRHHHPSEVKYLLAQRCLQDGRVADAVEHYLDFLSLLREGLQQQVPLDGNSAVPRIPEVFLEAASALEQAGRHQDAITVCEEVISRTTDLIPRVLQVEERLEQPECSLPGAELESELSQKKESLCCLAWRAAGYLHQGWAWAKLGESKEAVTQFSRCLSDLLRVQLHGSGVRQTENLQPEVEVLQKIRWLALIGRGTQFLELGRHKQALLDFQYSLQLSPGDPAAASFLVQALWKLNRKQEAAAQWQKFSQSCPGEDGQQQGQGRPLPLYLVSCLKQAMFPHSEPLARSIQDYLRAAAQDTSS, encoded by the exons ATGGCGGCGGCCATGAAGCGGCGGCGCAGGTCGGACCCGGGCACGGAGCCGGAGCCGAAGCCAGAGCGGGGCTGCCTGCAGGCCTGGGCCGCCCACAGCCAGGCGCTGGTCGGGCGATGGACG ACGGCGCGGTGCGGCGGAGAGGCGCGGCAGGTGCGGCGGCAGCAGCGAGACGAGTTCcgggagctgctcctgagcatCCGCG GGCTGccagctgccctccctgccctgcctctggaACTCACTGTCCTCTACAACACCCTGCTTTTCACTGTGGGTGCATCTGACTCTGCCAtcaaaggagaagcagaaggaataCGCCAGGGGCTCCTCAGGG ttctggaGGCTTGTGGGGCCTGCGGACAGGATCTTGGCACAGAGGAACTGTGGGAaaaggtgctgcaggaggtaaccgtggaggagctgcaggcacctCTGCACCGCCTAGGGGCCCTGCAAGCGGCCTGGTGGCTGGCAGCCAGTCGGCTGGGAAGTGTTGCTGGCCTCTTCCATCTCCTGAGCACTGCTGAG GATCCAGGAGGAACTCACTGCAGTGAAGGGCAGAACAAACTCCTCTCCATGATCAAGGCATGGCAGGTGCCTCCTGAGGGGGCCTCCCTGCCCCTTGTACAAAGTGCCAAGGACTTGAAGGAAATCCTCTGCACCGCAGCAGCCTTCCTGCAAG ggctgcaggagctggaggctgggaaCTTCCCCACCGCCTTCTCCCTCCTCCGGGAAGCTTCAGGAGGATTCTGCTCCAAGAAGATCCTGGCCCAGATCTACACCTGCCttggctgctgtgctcagcaaaTG GGCAAGCCTCAGACAGCCCTTCAGCACCTGAAATGGGCCCTCCAGGTGGATTTCCAGtgcctccctgctctgttccaCGTGGCAGCAGTGTACCATGAATTGGGAGAGACTGATGCAGAGCTGCAAGCCCTGACCCTGCTCTACGAG gctctgggaaaaaaccctccaTCAGATGCTTCCTCTAGTCCATATTTCCTAATGCGAACAGAGCTGCTTGTCCACACCCCAGTACTCACTTCTCTCCTTCGCCATCACCACCCCTCTGAAGTGAAGTACCTTCTGGCACAGCGGTGTCTCCAGGATGGGAG GGTGGCTGATGCAGTGGAACATTACCTGGATTTTCTGTCTCTCCTCCgggaagggctgcagcagcag GTGCCCCTGGATGGTAactcagctgtgcccaggatCCCAGAGGTGTTCCTGGAAGCAGCATCTGCcttggagcaggctgggaggCACCAGGATGCCATAACTGTGTGTGAGGAGGTCATCAGCCGGACGACTGACCTCATTCCACGGGTGTTGCAAgtggaggagaggctggagcagccggAGTGCTCATTGCCAGGGGCAGAACTGGAAAGTGAACTGTCCCAGAAGAAGGAGAGCCTGTGCTGCCttgcctggagagcagctggatacctgcaccagggctgggcatgGGCCAAGCTAGGCGAGAGCAAGGAAGCTGTAACACAGTTCAGCAG GTGCCTCAGTGATCTCCTGCGTGTTCAGCTTCATGGGTCTGGCGTCAGACAGACAG AGAATCTCCAGCCAGAAGTGGAGGTACTCCAGAAGATCAGGTGGCTCGCTCTCATTGGGCGAGGTACGCagttcctggagctggggaggcaCAAACAAGCCCTGTTGGATTTCCAGTACAGTTTGCAGCTCTCGCCAG GTgacccagctgctgcctccttcctGGTGCAGGCCTTGTGGAAGCTGAACCGAAAGCAGGAGGCGGCTGCTCAGTGGCAGAAgttctcccagagctgccctggggaggatgggcagcagcaagggcagggaAG gcCCCTCCCTTTGTACCTGGTTTCGTGCCTGAAGCAGGCAATGTTCCCTCACAGTGAACCTCTTGCCAGAAGCATACAGGATTACCTCAGggcagcagcccaggacaccTCAAGCTGA